One window of Bdellovibrio sp. GT3 genomic DNA carries:
- a CDS encoding tetratricopeptide repeat protein has product MKKYLLLTVLFIAACSSTPKSNESSEDMMGMDSVADAPMPEAPAAEKAPEPEPEAPKAAPVASSQYSNLNSAIKSQNDEGIYRAATDILAQNGNDARALNALAMYHFKKSRFDLSRYLLSKAIGANPNMAELYSNLGVVQLAQNERREAIKSFKKALSINSMEPVASANVGSIYVQEKDYKKALLTLEVAYSRGVKDPRVMNNYAVALTATGSYDKAADLYKKVVKEDSNNREAMLNYAILLVDKMEKYKDGLDVISRLKFVGGPAGSSNKINALENKAKAGLK; this is encoded by the coding sequence ATGAAAAAGTATCTATTGTTAACAGTTCTATTTATTGCCGCATGTTCTTCCACTCCGAAATCCAACGAGAGTTCAGAAGACATGATGGGTATGGACAGCGTGGCAGATGCTCCAATGCCGGAAGCTCCGGCTGCGGAAAAAGCGCCAGAGCCAGAGCCGGAAGCTCCGAAAGCGGCTCCTGTCGCATCCTCTCAGTACTCGAATTTAAATTCTGCGATTAAATCCCAGAATGACGAGGGGATCTATCGTGCGGCCACGGATATTCTGGCACAAAATGGCAACGATGCCCGTGCTCTGAATGCCCTGGCGATGTACCACTTCAAAAAGAGTCGTTTTGATCTGTCCCGCTATCTGTTGAGCAAAGCCATCGGTGCAAATCCGAATATGGCCGAGCTTTACTCAAATTTGGGTGTGGTCCAGTTGGCGCAGAATGAAAGACGTGAGGCGATCAAATCCTTCAAGAAAGCTCTTTCAATCAATTCGATGGAGCCTGTTGCTTCTGCAAACGTAGGTTCCATTTACGTCCAGGAGAAAGACTATAAAAAAGCTCTTTTGACTCTGGAAGTTGCTTACAGTCGTGGTGTGAAAGATCCACGAGTGATGAACAATTATGCAGTGGCATTAACTGCTACAGGCAGTTACGACAAAGCCGCCGACCTATACAAGAAAGTCGTCAAAGAGGACAGCAACAACCGTGAGGCGATGCTGAACTACGCTATTCTTCTTGTCGACAAAATGGAAAAATATAAGGACGGTCTGGACGTTATCAGCAGACTAAAGTTCGTGGGTGGACCGGCAGGGTCGAGTAATAAAATAAATGCTTTGGAGAACAAGGCCAAAGCAGGTTTAAAATAA
- a CDS encoding AgmX/PglI C-terminal domain-containing protein has translation MKQFDQDQIVIGHSEEVHVDLDGDGVSPIHCLLERRDAGYYICDLGSQTGTFKNGQAILDESITSGDEVNVGPFKIVFFLGVPKPKGPPPGEVKMEDAAAVPVPPVEPPVAPAVMAAPPPAPVATETVTVAPVAPPPVEPPAAQKAEPVAPPPPAAEKKEEVKVAIPTVMPVIDEKAPAAPVVTAAAPAATPSRPEIRPGKVSFKKDKKKKTFAPPSEVKDLKSYLKPGKGPTVQVIVAWKERVLNTYNFKGNQPVRVNLGEDKPDSIALPEGILPKGFQILDMAGGLKVNTTAETKIELIGATGSVSVEELEKSGRAQKAGAGYSVRVDQNEMLCLTLPGGMIELYVRFVPQAPIVPITNVMLSGSELTGLVMSMVIVGLLALYISATTPDDWEENKQEDVQRIAQVIFDKTPTPPPKPTPEPKPPEPSPTPVQQPTPTPTPRKVVVSDKDKTAQQKKPENKPQLAQKAQTAARASEVAPKETKDRTKKFTSTRQGGAVKMGETASANAQSKNKDLSKVGLFSAFGGGGNRGSIDKAYSGQGEVLGMADRATGTSGMNENRAGDDLGSKFKDSGAGGKGTATQGIAGIGTKGRGSGQSAYGASEGFGSKSQVAIEGGGMEESFDGTIDKEAIRRVIRAKLHEVKSCYERALNTVAKGTRLEGKVILGWEIVAQGQARNVVVKSSSLGNKQVENCIRDRLASWTFPEPPAGLVAVIEAYPFVLNQQ, from the coding sequence GTGAAGCAGTTCGATCAGGATCAGATCGTAATTGGTCACTCTGAGGAAGTTCATGTCGACCTGGATGGTGACGGAGTTTCTCCGATTCACTGTTTGTTGGAGAGACGTGATGCCGGATACTATATCTGTGACTTGGGATCCCAAACCGGAACATTCAAAAATGGCCAGGCCATTCTTGATGAAAGCATTACTTCAGGCGATGAAGTGAATGTAGGTCCGTTCAAAATTGTATTCTTTCTTGGAGTGCCAAAACCAAAAGGTCCGCCTCCAGGCGAAGTGAAAATGGAAGATGCTGCGGCAGTTCCGGTTCCACCGGTTGAACCGCCAGTCGCGCCAGCTGTGATGGCTGCTCCGCCACCAGCTCCAGTAGCAACTGAGACGGTGACTGTGGCTCCTGTCGCTCCTCCTCCAGTGGAACCACCGGCAGCTCAAAAAGCTGAACCTGTTGCACCTCCACCACCAGCGGCTGAGAAAAAAGAAGAAGTTAAAGTTGCGATTCCAACTGTAATGCCGGTGATTGATGAAAAAGCACCAGCAGCTCCGGTTGTGACTGCGGCAGCTCCAGCGGCGACGCCATCTCGTCCGGAGATCCGTCCCGGTAAAGTTTCTTTCAAGAAAGACAAAAAGAAAAAAACCTTTGCTCCTCCAAGTGAGGTAAAGGATTTGAAATCTTATTTGAAGCCGGGCAAAGGCCCAACGGTTCAGGTTATCGTTGCTTGGAAAGAGCGCGTACTGAATACGTATAACTTCAAAGGCAATCAGCCGGTCAGAGTGAACCTGGGTGAGGATAAACCTGACAGCATTGCGCTGCCAGAAGGTATTCTGCCAAAGGGCTTCCAAATTCTGGACATGGCGGGTGGTCTGAAAGTTAATACCACTGCCGAAACCAAAATCGAACTAATCGGTGCGACAGGTTCTGTCAGTGTCGAGGAATTGGAAAAATCAGGGCGCGCGCAAAAAGCCGGCGCTGGTTATTCCGTTCGCGTTGATCAAAACGAAATGCTTTGCCTGACATTGCCAGGTGGAATGATTGAACTTTACGTTCGTTTCGTTCCTCAGGCTCCGATTGTGCCTATCACGAACGTGATGCTATCCGGTTCTGAATTGACTGGATTGGTGATGTCGATGGTTATCGTCGGATTGCTTGCGCTGTATATCTCCGCAACAACACCGGATGACTGGGAAGAAAATAAGCAAGAGGACGTGCAGCGTATTGCTCAGGTTATTTTTGACAAGACGCCAACGCCTCCGCCAAAGCCGACTCCTGAGCCGAAGCCGCCAGAGCCGTCTCCGACTCCGGTACAACAACCAACTCCGACACCAACTCCAAGAAAAGTTGTCGTGTCTGACAAGGACAAAACGGCTCAACAGAAAAAGCCCGAGAACAAACCTCAGTTGGCGCAAAAAGCCCAGACTGCGGCTCGCGCAAGCGAAGTGGCGCCTAAAGAAACCAAAGATCGTACTAAGAAGTTCACTTCCACTCGCCAGGGTGGCGCAGTGAAAATGGGTGAAACTGCCAGTGCGAATGCTCAGTCCAAGAACAAGGATCTGTCCAAAGTGGGTCTGTTCAGCGCTTTCGGTGGCGGCGGTAACCGTGGTTCCATCGACAAAGCTTACTCCGGTCAGGGCGAAGTTTTGGGTATGGCCGATCGTGCAACCGGTACTTCCGGTATGAATGAAAACAGAGCGGGTGATGATCTTGGTTCGAAATTCAAAGACTCTGGTGCCGGTGGTAAAGGTACTGCGACTCAAGGTATCGCAGGTATCGGAACCAAGGGTCGTGGGTCAGGCCAATCAGCTTACGGTGCTTCGGAAGGTTTCGGTTCGAAATCCCAAGTGGCAATCGAAGGCGGCGGTATGGAAGAGTCGTTTGACGGTACCATCGATAAAGAGGCTATCCGTCGTGTGATTCGTGCCAAGCTTCACGAAGTTAAGAGCTGCTACGAAAGAGCACTTAACACTGTTGCGAAAGGCACTCGTTTAGAGGGTAAAGTGATCCTGGGCTGGGAAATCGTGGCACAAGGTCAGGCTCGTAACGTGGTGGTGAAGAGTTCTTCTCTTGGTAACAAACAAGTGGAGAATTGTATCAGAGATCGTTTGGCAAGTTGGACATTCCCGGAACCTCCAGCAGGTCTCGTGGCAGTGATCGAAGCTTATCCATTCGTTCTGAACCAACAGTAG
- a CDS encoding MotA/TolQ/ExbB proton channel family protein, with translation MNPTDAAAAATNAATNVAVQVATGDNMNFIQRAFHEGGFVMYIIAAIFIMSIMVIVDRIMKLKNLNVDKKEFTDQIFRMVVAGDLRQAISYCDARPAALTNTVKAGLVQAMNKRPDEEIQVAMDAAVMREMPKVEGWVSFLAVFGNIAVLAGLLGTIVGMIGSFKAVAVADPATKSIELSKGISHALNCTAFGLLVSILCIVAYGLFQHRIQKTENEVVETSMSLLNLVVANREKIRD, from the coding sequence GTGAACCCAACAGACGCAGCAGCAGCAGCAACAAACGCAGCAACTAACGTAGCAGTGCAAGTTGCAACCGGTGATAATATGAATTTCATTCAACGTGCCTTCCATGAGGGTGGATTCGTGATGTACATCATTGCGGCAATCTTCATCATGTCGATCATGGTTATCGTTGACCGTATTATGAAGTTGAAAAACTTGAACGTGGATAAAAAAGAATTCACGGATCAGATTTTCCGCATGGTGGTGGCAGGCGATCTTCGCCAGGCTATTTCTTATTGCGACGCTCGCCCAGCAGCTTTGACGAACACAGTTAAAGCCGGTCTTGTGCAAGCAATGAACAAACGCCCGGATGAAGAAATCCAAGTGGCGATGGATGCAGCAGTTATGAGAGAGATGCCAAAAGTTGAGGGTTGGGTTTCCTTCCTTGCAGTTTTCGGTAATATCGCCGTTCTTGCGGGTCTATTGGGTACGATCGTAGGTATGATCGGGTCATTTAAGGCCGTGGCGGTTGCGGATCCTGCGACTAAATCCATCGAACTTTCAAAAGGTATCTCGCATGCCCTGAACTGTACGGCATTCGGTCTTTTGGTTTCGATTCTTTGTATCGTTGCTTACGGTTTGTTCCAGCATCGTATTCAAAAAACTGAGAACGAAGTTGTTGAAACCAGCATGAGTCTTTTGAATCTGGTTGTAGCAAACAGAGAAAAAATCAGAGATTAA
- a CDS encoding biopolymer transporter ExbD gives MAHIEEGGKGGRAKNIELNLVPVIDLMSVLITFLLISAVWTQISMIQIGSSLYGKKSDTQPNPTPPPNADVVLKVDVKPVGYVLTVGKQVISLPMQAGQFDDAGLIAQLQRVKQIYPEKVDAILTMADDLPYEQLIKAMDNCLISGFSAISVATGAPQ, from the coding sequence ATGGCTCACATAGAAGAGGGTGGCAAAGGCGGCAGGGCGAAGAATATCGAGTTGAATCTCGTGCCTGTCATTGACTTGATGAGCGTACTTATTACGTTCCTCTTGATCTCCGCCGTTTGGACTCAAATCTCTATGATTCAAATTGGTAGTTCCTTGTACGGTAAGAAATCCGACACTCAGCCAAATCCGACTCCTCCGCCAAATGCGGATGTGGTGTTGAAGGTGGACGTGAAGCCTGTTGGTTATGTTTTAACTGTTGGGAAACAAGTCATCAGTCTTCCGATGCAAGCGGGACAATTTGACGATGCGGGCCTCATTGCGCAACTTCAAAGAGTTAAACAAATCTATCCAGAAAAAGTGGATGCAATCCTGACGATGGCAGATGATCTGCCATACGAGCAATTGATCAAAGCAATGGATAATTGCCTGATCTCAGGATTTAGTGCGATTTCAGTCGCAACAGGAGCGCCTCAATAA
- a CDS encoding ExbD/TolR family protein: MAIFKPGERHRYHNILSKRKGKRGVTAVLSLTAMVDMFTVLVIFLLQNYNTTGDILYMPKEVTLPKAASVKELKPAHVVTISNKEIVLDRDVVATFDEVQATGADDWNIPKLKEQLTAALAKSKAEHEAKLQNKIRNAVDQTKGQSNNPEDDNAWSKVTIQADKGMDFLTVKKVMFTVTEAGAGEINFAVIKNSNQSTSTQ; the protein is encoded by the coding sequence ATGGCAATCTTTAAACCGGGCGAGAGACATCGCTATCATAATATTTTGAGCAAGCGTAAAGGGAAGCGTGGCGTGACGGCAGTTCTGTCTTTGACAGCGATGGTCGACATGTTTACGGTTCTCGTGATCTTCCTTCTTCAAAACTACAATACGACGGGTGACATTCTTTACATGCCAAAGGAAGTAACGCTTCCTAAGGCAGCCAGCGTAAAAGAATTGAAACCGGCTCACGTAGTGACGATCTCCAACAAGGAAATCGTTTTGGACAGGGATGTGGTTGCCACTTTTGATGAAGTTCAGGCAACAGGTGCAGATGACTGGAATATTCCTAAGTTGAAGGAGCAGTTGACTGCAGCTTTGGCAAAAAGCAAAGCAGAACACGAAGCGAAACTGCAAAACAAAATCAGAAATGCTGTTGATCAAACAAAAGGTCAAAGCAATAACCCTGAGGATGATAATGCATGGAGCAAAGTGACCATCCAGGCCGATAAGGGTATGGATTTCCTGACTGTGAAAAAGGTAATGTTCACAGTGACGGAAGCTGGTGCCGGCGAAATCAATTTCGCGGTGATCAAAAACTCTAACCAGTCGACTTCTACCCAATAG
- the lptC gene encoding LPS export ABC transporter periplasmic protein LptC translates to MAKFKNLIFTALLVLLFVEVLIVFPQKLEHEDDAQVQARVELQEKRKKELEELGKDAQQKPAGGTMADQRMGGVHLVESQKGQRDWELFSESAEGSQGSGNWKLKKVRVFFYNQEKVEFTATGDEGTIDAASKDLKIEGNVITRSENGYVFKTPGISYSSVKRLIESPETVYMEGPADSTGGGMIVRGRSMQVFVDQSKMVIREKVTATKSMSQGKRFEIDADGAEFSGKNNTARFLGAVRMNYDGMRLEGPEASFLYDRGANILSTISIMGGVKVSDADKFATADVVNLDLLANKYVFKGKPKVIQNNDELSGEEIIFLDGGKKVKVERVRAKMESMDK, encoded by the coding sequence ATGGCCAAGTTCAAGAACCTCATTTTTACAGCACTTTTAGTTTTGTTATTCGTTGAGGTTCTTATTGTCTTTCCTCAAAAACTTGAACACGAAGACGATGCTCAGGTTCAAGCACGCGTAGAACTCCAGGAAAAAAGAAAAAAAGAGCTCGAAGAACTGGGTAAAGATGCCCAGCAAAAACCGGCAGGTGGCACCATGGCGGATCAGCGCATGGGTGGTGTGCATTTGGTGGAAAGCCAAAAAGGTCAAAGAGACTGGGAGCTGTTTTCTGAATCAGCCGAAGGCAGTCAGGGCAGCGGCAACTGGAAGCTTAAAAAAGTCCGCGTATTCTTTTATAATCAGGAAAAAGTTGAATTCACCGCAACTGGTGATGAGGGCACGATCGATGCGGCCTCAAAAGATTTGAAGATCGAGGGCAATGTTATCACCCGGTCAGAGAATGGCTATGTTTTCAAAACTCCCGGGATCTCGTACTCTTCAGTTAAAAGACTCATCGAGAGCCCCGAGACAGTTTATATGGAAGGACCTGCAGACAGCACCGGCGGCGGCATGATCGTTCGTGGTCGCAGCATGCAGGTTTTCGTGGATCAGTCCAAGATGGTCATTCGGGAAAAGGTCACGGCCACAAAGTCCATGAGTCAGGGCAAGCGCTTTGAGATTGATGCCGATGGCGCAGAATTTAGTGGAAAAAACAATACGGCGCGGTTTTTAGGCGCGGTTCGAATGAACTACGATGGAATGAGATTGGAAGGCCCTGAGGCCAGCTTCCTATATGATCGCGGCGCAAATATTTTGAGTACCATCAGCATCATGGGGGGCGTGAAAGTCAGTGATGCGGATAAGTTTGCGACGGCAGATGTCGTAAACCTGGACCTTTTGGCAAATAAATATGTATTCAAGGGGAAACCCAAGGTCATTCAGAACAACGATGAGCTGAGTGGCGAGGAAATCATCTTTCTCGATGGCGGGAAAAAGGTTAAAGTTGAAAGAGTACGCGCCAAGATGGAGAGCATGGACAAATGA
- the lptB gene encoding LPS export ABC transporter ATP-binding protein, whose product MSILTIKEISKSFKKRKVVNGASFSVESGQVVGLLGPNGAGKTTSFYMVVGIIQPDNGVIHLDDEDITKEPMYKRARVGLSYLAQEPSIFRKLTVAENITVALEAHGFSGAQRAERLELLISELRIGHIRDSYGYALSGGERRRVEIARALAGEPKFLLLDEPFAGIDPIAVGDIQNIIRELKAKGIGVLITDHNVRETLGICDYAYILKDGAIQVSGSADEITQSELARKFYLGENFRL is encoded by the coding sequence ATGAGTATTCTGACCATCAAAGAAATTTCAAAGAGCTTTAAAAAACGCAAAGTCGTTAACGGAGCCTCGTTTTCGGTTGAGTCCGGGCAGGTCGTGGGTCTTTTGGGTCCCAACGGGGCTGGTAAGACGACTTCGTTTTACATGGTCGTGGGGATCATTCAACCCGATAACGGCGTGATCCATCTGGATGACGAGGATATCACCAAAGAGCCCATGTATAAACGGGCTCGGGTGGGACTTAGCTACCTGGCGCAAGAACCCAGTATTTTTCGTAAACTGACTGTGGCCGAGAACATCACTGTGGCTCTTGAAGCCCACGGTTTTAGCGGTGCCCAGCGTGCGGAACGCTTGGAACTGTTGATCTCTGAGCTGCGCATTGGACATATCCGTGACAGCTATGGATATGCTTTGTCGGGTGGTGAGCGTCGCCGTGTGGAGATTGCTCGCGCTTTGGCGGGAGAGCCCAAGTTCCTTCTGCTGGATGAGCCCTTTGCGGGTATCGATCCAATTGCGGTCGGTGACATCCAGAATATCATCCGCGAACTTAAGGCCAAAGGTATAGGAGTTCTCATTACGGATCATAACGTTCGTGAGACTTTAGGTATTTGCGACTATGCTTATATACTAAAGGACGGAGCAATTCAGGTCAGCGGAAGTGCTGACGAAATCACTCAATCTGAATTGGCCCGCAAATTCTATCTTGGTGAGAATTTTAGACTGTAA
- the rpoN gene encoding RNA polymerase factor sigma-54 codes for MALRQTMNLSQSLVITPQLQQAIKLLQMSRMELESAVRSELEENPILEEAEQLKEEDLQRTKEAADEVGDGAGETANEQISQDPQKQDEFEWESYIEQNQKPPQSGMAGSEEIMNYENVITASQTLHDHLYWQVKMNGFSEEEERAADAIIGAIDDDGYFKVSIDQLAEEEKLDKGLLEDTLTLIHEFDPPGVGARDLKECLLIQAKHLEEDTHDLVNLITNHLKDLEKKNYEAIAKALGRDIEDVVDMCKIIYAMDPKPGRAFVSSDTHYVTPDVYVYKVGDDYVVSLNEDGLPRLKISNFYKNMLKSGKTTGDKTQDYIQEKLRSAVWLIKSIHQRQRTIYKVAESIVKHQRDFFEKGSEHLKPMVLRDIANDIGMHESTVSRVTTAKYVHTPQGIYELKYFFNSGIASGDGDSLASESVKVKIKDLVAKEDPKNPLSDQKIVDLLKVDGIQIARRTVAKYRDVLKILPSSQRKKYF; via the coding sequence ATGGCTCTTCGACAGACCATGAACCTGAGTCAATCTCTGGTCATCACACCGCAGCTTCAACAGGCCATCAAACTGTTGCAGATGTCGCGTATGGAACTGGAGTCAGCGGTGCGTTCTGAATTAGAGGAAAATCCGATTCTTGAAGAAGCAGAGCAACTGAAAGAGGAAGATCTCCAGCGTACAAAGGAAGCCGCTGACGAAGTCGGCGACGGTGCCGGAGAGACGGCCAACGAACAGATTTCCCAGGATCCGCAAAAACAAGATGAGTTTGAGTGGGAATCCTATATTGAGCAAAATCAAAAACCTCCTCAGTCCGGCATGGCTGGCTCTGAAGAGATCATGAACTATGAAAACGTCATCACTGCTTCTCAAACCTTGCACGATCACCTTTACTGGCAAGTGAAAATGAATGGCTTCTCTGAGGAAGAGGAGCGCGCAGCTGATGCGATTATCGGTGCGATTGATGATGACGGTTATTTCAAAGTTTCTATCGACCAACTTGCCGAAGAAGAGAAGTTGGACAAGGGGTTGTTGGAAGACACCCTGACCCTGATTCATGAGTTTGATCCTCCGGGTGTTGGGGCTCGTGACCTTAAAGAATGTCTTTTGATCCAGGCCAAGCATCTTGAGGAAGACACTCACGATCTGGTGAATTTGATCACGAATCATCTGAAAGATCTGGAAAAGAAGAATTACGAAGCCATTGCGAAAGCATTGGGGCGTGATATCGAAGACGTGGTTGATATGTGTAAGATCATCTACGCCATGGATCCAAAACCGGGTCGTGCCTTTGTTTCCAGCGACACTCACTATGTGACACCGGATGTTTACGTTTACAAAGTTGGTGACGACTACGTGGTGTCTTTGAATGAAGACGGTTTGCCGCGTTTGAAAATTTCGAACTTTTATAAAAACATGCTGAAAAGTGGCAAAACCACGGGCGACAAAACTCAGGATTATATCCAGGAGAAATTGCGTTCAGCAGTTTGGTTGATTAAATCCATTCATCAAAGACAAAGAACGATTTATAAAGTTGCCGAGTCGATCGTAAAACATCAACGCGACTTCTTTGAAAAAGGTTCCGAGCATTTGAAACCGATGGTCTTGCGCGATATCGCCAATGACATCGGGATGCATGAATCAACAGTCAGTCGTGTAACCACGGCGAAGTATGTTCACACCCCGCAGGGTATTTACGAACTGAAGTACTTCTTCAATTCCGGTATTGCGTCGGGTGACGGGGATTCATTGGCAAGTGAATCAGTGAAGGTGAAAATCAAGGACCTGGTTGCCAAGGAAGATCCAAAAAATCCATTGTCAGATCAGAAGATCGTGGATTTGTTGAAAGTCGACGGTATTCAAATCGCCCGTCGTACTGTTGCCAAGTACCGTGATGTTTTGAAAATCCTTCCGTCTTCGCAAAGAAAGAAGTATTTCTAG
- a CDS encoding adenine phosphoribosyltransferase translates to MDLKKLITDVPNFPQEGILFRDMSPLLKNPEAMHYVSHNLVNGVDLSQVQYFAGIESRGFILAAHLAATHGKGFMPIRKAGKLPPPTRRLSYALEYGTAEIELPVGGGKIMIVDDVLATGGTLQAAIDLSTMAGYTVQAVAVLVNLTFLNQMKFNGKEVFSLVQY, encoded by the coding sequence ATGGACCTGAAGAAGCTTATTACGGATGTCCCAAACTTTCCGCAAGAGGGGATTCTATTCCGGGACATGTCGCCGCTGTTGAAAAATCCTGAGGCCATGCACTACGTTTCACACAATCTCGTAAACGGAGTTGATTTATCGCAAGTGCAATATTTTGCGGGAATAGAATCCAGAGGGTTCATTTTGGCTGCTCATCTGGCGGCAACTCATGGGAAGGGCTTCATGCCCATTCGTAAAGCGGGCAAGTTACCCCCGCCCACGCGCCGACTTTCCTATGCTTTGGAGTACGGAACGGCCGAGATCGAGCTTCCAGTAGGGGGCGGAAAGATTATGATCGTGGATGATGTTTTGGCGACGGGCGGAACTTTGCAGGCAGCCATTGATTTAAGCACGATGGCTGGGTATACAGTGCAGGCAGTGGCGGTTCTGGTGAACCTGACCTTCCTGAACCAAATGAAGTTTAACGGCAAAGAGGTTTTTTCCCTTGTACAATATTAA
- a CDS encoding phosphorylase family protein: MALPHESQNVFENENIQVHYTGIGKVNAALTAMDVIHKTKCKVIINLGTAGSAKFKTHELIEVSSFVQRDMDITPLGFKVGETPFDPIPGQIDLIPYFAELPHGICSTGDNFETGTPKIPCDLVDMEGYAIAKVCRKMGVQLISLKYITDGADHNAHNDWAANLLPGAKKLLYFYQRMVSVPPK; encoded by the coding sequence ATGGCACTTCCTCATGAATCCCAGAATGTTTTCGAAAATGAGAATATTCAGGTTCACTATACGGGTATCGGCAAAGTGAATGCCGCTTTGACCGCGATGGATGTCATTCATAAAACAAAATGCAAAGTCATTATTAACCTGGGAACTGCCGGCAGCGCTAAATTCAAAACTCACGAGCTGATTGAGGTTTCCTCTTTTGTTCAAAGGGACATGGATATCACTCCGTTGGGCTTCAAAGTCGGCGAAACTCCCTTTGATCCTATTCCGGGGCAAATTGATCTGATCCCGTATTTTGCGGAACTACCCCATGGAATCTGCAGTACCGGGGACAATTTTGAAACGGGCACTCCTAAGATTCCTTGTGACCTTGTTGATATGGAAGGCTATGCAATTGCCAAGGTCTGCCGCAAGATGGGCGTGCAGCTGATTTCGCTTAAATACATCACGGATGGGGCAGACCATAACGCCCATAATGACTGGGCCGCGAACCTTTTACCGGGCGCTAAGAAATTACTCTATTTTTATCAGCGTATGGTTTCAGTTCCACCCAAATAA
- the hpf gene encoding ribosome hibernation-promoting factor, HPF/YfiA family — translation MKLNTTFKHLDHSDSLVTYTEQRMEEIGQFLLREGYGSVYFSKTKNEFCVEISVNTREKYFKASSFGVDAYAAVDACVDKLEKQFLKTAKMYKDHKKPELSKEGRLNQMLRVRKAA, via the coding sequence ATGAAATTGAACACAACCTTTAAGCATCTTGATCACTCCGATTCACTTGTAACCTATACGGAACAGCGTATGGAGGAGATTGGTCAGTTTCTGCTTAGAGAGGGTTACGGGTCCGTTTACTTCAGCAAAACCAAGAATGAATTTTGTGTGGAGATTTCCGTAAACACCCGTGAGAAGTATTTTAAGGCCTCTTCGTTTGGTGTGGATGCCTATGCTGCTGTAGATGCCTGTGTGGACAAGCTTGAAAAGCAATTTTTGAAGACAGCCAAAATGTACAAGGATCACAAGAAGCCAGAGCTTTCCAAAGAAGGTCGTCTGAATCAGATGCTTCGCGTCCGCAAAGCAGCTTAA